One window of Dehalobacterium formicoaceticum genomic DNA carries:
- a CDS encoding Spo0B domain-containing protein: MDQYSLCNGMVGLFREERHDFLNHLQIVLGYLQINKEESAIAYIKQVHQEMQEISALTRLENPFLVVALLLATQKSKHFDIKLSFHMEQSLTSLQEYQESVINKLMIIMDQILEFLDLNSTGYERQVEIAFQENDHHIIWVITCSPDVSLESVAWEWQNQREQAWLSGNSCQVEKSEHETRLTVYIAKNN; the protein is encoded by the coding sequence ATGGATCAATATTCGCTATGCAATGGAATGGTGGGTCTCTTTCGAGAAGAAAGGCACGACTTTTTAAATCATTTACAGATTGTCCTGGGTTATTTGCAAATAAATAAAGAAGAGAGTGCCATCGCCTATATTAAACAGGTCCATCAGGAGATGCAGGAAATCAGCGCATTAACAAGATTAGAAAATCCATTTTTGGTTGTGGCACTACTCTTGGCGACGCAAAAGAGCAAACATTTTGACATCAAGCTATCCTTTCATATGGAACAAAGTTTGACTTCACTTCAAGAGTATCAGGAAAGTGTCATAAATAAACTAATGATCATCATGGATCAGATCCTGGAGTTTCTTGATTTGAATTCCACAGGATATGAGCGCCAGGTGGAGATCGCCTTTCAGGAAAACGATCATCATATCATTTGGGTGATTACCTGCTCCCCGGATGTATCCTTGGAGTCCGTGGCTTGGGAATGGCAAAATCAACGGGAACAAGCATGGTTGAGCGGTAATAGCTGTCAAGTCGAAAAATCCGAGCATGAGACCAGGTTAACTGTTTATATTGCCAAGAATAATTAA
- the rpmA gene encoding 50S ribosomal protein L27: MAHKKAGGSSRNGRDSAAQRLGLKRSDGQFVTAGSIIVRQRGTKFHPGVNVGLGKDDTLFAKMDGYVKFERKSQTKKQVSVYGETAAI; this comes from the coding sequence ATGGCACATAAGAAGGCCGGAGGTAGTTCAAGGAATGGTCGTGACAGTGCAGCGCAGCGTTTGGGCTTAAAACGTTCAGACGGGCAGTTTGTTACCGCAGGCAGCATTATCGTTCGCCAAAGGGGTACCAAATTCCACCCAGGGGTCAATGTTGGCTTGGGTAAGGATGATACCTTATTTGCTAAGATGGACGGGTATGTGAAGTTTGAGCGGAAAAGTCAAACGAAAAAACAAGTTAGTGTTTATGGCGAAACTGCTGCTATCTAA
- the rplU gene encoding 50S ribosomal protein L21: protein MYAIIETGGKQYKVAEGDVVRVEKLPVEEEQTVEIDKVLAVSKDGALTVGSPTVNGAKVIFKVLGQGKGKKVIVFKYKPKKNIRKKQGHRQPFTKLLVEKIEA, encoded by the coding sequence ATGTACGCAATCATTGAAACCGGCGGCAAACAGTATAAGGTAGCCGAAGGCGATGTAGTCAGGGTGGAAAAACTTCCTGTGGAAGAAGAACAAACTGTAGAAATCGATAAGGTTTTAGCTGTAAGTAAGGACGGTGCTCTAACCGTGGGCTCTCCGACAGTAAACGGAGCCAAAGTTATTTTCAAGGTATTGGGACAGGGCAAAGGTAAAAAAGTCATTGTCTTTAAATACAAACCAAAGAAAAATATTCGAAAAAAACAGGGCCATCGTCAGCCCTTCACAAAACTATTAGTTGAAAAAATTGAAGCTTAA
- a CDS encoding Rne/Rng family ribonuclease — MYKEILIKIEPEETAVAVVEDHQLAEIYIERTNNQRIAGNIYKGLVENVLPGMQAAFVDIGLEKNSFLYVEDAVPQHNGDDEGDEKHSQYSIGEVVKGGQEILVQIVKEPVGTKGARVTTHLTLPGRYLVLMPTVDYIGISRRIVSEGERKRLKALAEEVKPEGMGLIVRTVAEGMSQDELNSDVTMLVNLWEKIQNKALRSNAPQLIHKDLELLQRIVRDTLTDDVDRVLVNSQEDYEKILEILDLTVPMMKNRVMIKGEKDIYSTYDIPAQMAKAMKRKVWLKSGGYLVVDQMEALTAIDVNTGKYVGTTNLSDTVLKTNLEATIEIVRQLRVRNIGGIIIIDFIDMEIPQHKALVIEALENEIKKDKTKTNILGFTQLGLLEMTRKKSGQGLIHVLQKDCPFCEGKGKVLSEESVSLDAKREIIALCENSGAPAILVEANPSVAACLIGTGGHNLKILEQRAGKSVVIKGVPGMRMEETMIRPAYDPDEAAKKVIPVQVGQRLFLKVEEPHAGHQGDGIARIEGFVIDIEEGGALLGQEVLVEISKIHRTFANAFIVSAP, encoded by the coding sequence GTGTATAAAGAGATATTAATTAAGATTGAGCCGGAAGAAACCGCCGTTGCCGTGGTTGAAGACCATCAATTGGCAGAGATTTACATTGAACGAACGAATAATCAAAGAATTGCCGGGAATATCTATAAGGGTTTAGTGGAAAATGTCTTGCCTGGGATGCAGGCAGCCTTTGTGGACATTGGCTTGGAGAAAAATAGTTTTCTTTACGTGGAAGATGCCGTGCCGCAGCATAACGGCGATGATGAAGGGGATGAAAAACACAGCCAATATTCCATTGGCGAAGTAGTGAAGGGCGGACAGGAGATTCTTGTCCAAATTGTCAAGGAACCGGTAGGCACCAAAGGTGCCCGGGTGACAACTCATTTAACCTTGCCCGGCCGATATTTGGTGTTAATGCCTACTGTAGATTATATCGGGATTTCCCGCCGTATCGTCTCCGAAGGGGAAAGGAAACGATTAAAAGCATTGGCCGAAGAGGTAAAACCCGAAGGCATGGGATTAATTGTGCGTACCGTCGCTGAGGGGATGTCCCAGGATGAGTTGAACTCTGATGTGACCATGCTTGTGAATCTATGGGAAAAGATTCAAAATAAAGCTTTGAGAAGCAATGCACCTCAATTAATTCATAAGGATTTGGAACTGCTCCAGCGCATTGTACGGGACACTTTGACAGATGACGTAGACCGGGTCTTAGTAAATTCCCAGGAAGATTATGAGAAAATACTGGAGATTCTGGACCTAACTGTGCCGATGATGAAGAATCGGGTAATGATCAAAGGTGAGAAGGATATTTATTCTACCTACGATATTCCTGCTCAAATGGCAAAGGCAATGAAACGAAAGGTATGGTTAAAATCCGGTGGGTATTTGGTTGTGGATCAGATGGAGGCATTAACCGCCATTGATGTGAATACAGGAAAATACGTTGGTACCACGAATCTTTCTGATACGGTGCTGAAGACTAATTTGGAAGCTACCATCGAGATCGTGCGTCAGCTGCGGGTAAGAAATATTGGCGGAATTATAATAATTGACTTTATTGATATGGAAATTCCCCAGCATAAGGCATTGGTGATTGAGGCCTTGGAAAATGAGATAAAAAAGGATAAAACAAAAACCAATATTTTAGGTTTTACCCAATTGGGCCTGTTGGAAATGACACGCAAAAAGTCGGGACAAGGTTTGATCCATGTTTTGCAGAAGGATTGCCCTTTTTGTGAAGGCAAAGGAAAGGTGCTTTCGGAAGAAAGCGTCTCCCTGGACGCAAAAAGGGAGATTATTGCTTTGTGTGAAAATAGCGGAGCTCCGGCCATATTGGTGGAGGCGAATCCCTCTGTGGCCGCATGTCTCATTGGCACCGGAGGCCATAATCTGAAAATTTTAGAGCAACGGGCGGGGAAATCCGTTGTGATTAAAGGTGTACCGGGCATGCGCATGGAAGAAACCATGATCCGGCCTGCCTATGATCCGGATGAGGCTGCAAAGAAAGTGATCCCGGTCCAAGTAGGTCAAAGGCTCTTTTTAAAGGTGGAAGAACCCCATGCCGGTCATCAGGGAGACGGAATTGCCCGGATTGAAGGCTTCGTGATTGATATTGAAGAAGGTGGCGCTTTGTTGGGGCAGGAGGTTTTGGTGGAAATATCAAAAATTCACCGGACTTTTGCCAATGCTTTTATTGTTTCCGCACCTTGA
- a CDS encoding TIGR03936 family radical SAM-associated protein yields the protein MRIRSCFAITGKIRFLSHLDLLKVMERALKRAQLPVTFSQGFNPHPQIAFATAKSVGLASTCEYFDVELDQTMDPSEFQRRLQEKCPHGIEILQSREIPSDARALMALINSASYQVLVQTKDALTGEELDKKIAELFARTEIKVERISPKKRKEFDIRPGIFSLTYSMDAPQRVLLEMDLSMGNLGNVRPHEVVVALGLDDYEILDITRVEMFIGSANGAKITDLWQTK from the coding sequence ATGCGCATTCGATCATGCTTTGCGATCACAGGGAAGATCAGATTTCTCTCCCATCTGGATTTATTAAAAGTAATGGAACGTGCCTTGAAACGGGCTCAGTTGCCTGTAACCTTTTCCCAGGGCTTTAATCCTCATCCCCAAATTGCTTTTGCCACGGCCAAGTCGGTGGGGTTAGCCAGTACCTGCGAATATTTTGATGTAGAATTGGATCAAACCATGGATCCCTCAGAATTTCAGAGAAGGTTGCAGGAAAAGTGTCCTCATGGCATTGAGATTTTACAGAGCCGGGAAATTCCTTCGGATGCCCGGGCTTTAATGGCGTTGATTAATAGTGCTTCTTATCAAGTGCTGGTGCAAACGAAAGATGCCCTGACGGGGGAAGAACTGGACAAAAAAATTGCAGAACTTTTTGCCCGGACGGAAATCAAAGTAGAAAGAATCTCTCCTAAAAAGAGAAAGGAATTTGATATTAGACCGGGGATTTTTAGTTTGACTTACTCCATGGATGCACCCCAAAGAGTTTTATTGGAAATGGATCTAAGTATGGGCAACCTAGGAAATGTCAGACCTCATGAAGTTGTGGTTGCTTTGGGCCTGGATGATTATGAAATCCTGGATATTACCAGGGTGGAAATGTTTATCGGAAGTGCAAACGGTGCGAAAATAACCGACCTTTGGCAGACGAAATAA
- a CDS encoding TIGR03960 family B12-binding radical SAM protein has product MQEFIAQHILPKVTKPSQYIGDEWNIIKKDWDQCRIKSAFLFPDVYEIGMSHLGLRILYHVVNQRDEYLMERSFAPMVDMEELMRARQIPLFSWESYRPLKEFDLLGFTLQYEMSYTNILNMIDLSGIPLRSKERDHRFPLIIAGGPCAYNPEPLADFIDLFVLGEGEEVLLEIMDLLNDEKSKDGAFDKYQFLKKAAQIRGIYVPQFYQPVYLENGLLQEVKVLEADVPEIVYKRVITNFSEADFPEKTMVPHTEAIHDRVMLEILRGCSRGCRFCQAGIIYRPVRERDVEKLLDQAETLIESTGYDEIALTSLSSLDYTCIDPLIKELLKRFQEQKVGISLPSLRVDAFSVDLARKVQQVRKSGLTFAPEAGSQRLRDVINKGVREEDILETVTAAFSQGWTSIKLYFMIGLPTETYEDLDGIADLAAKILGLGRRVKPKGIKKPISITVSASSFVPKAHTPFQWAGQEGANSLREKQHYLKDKFHSMKNVTFNYHDVEVSFLEAAFARGDRRLGDVLEQAWQSGCKFDGWSEHFKYHLWMEAFTACGLDPVFFANRNFGEDEVLPWDHLSSGVSKSWLLKEYHKAIEEKPTPDCRENPCHGCGVCPQMDLWPELLEGRK; this is encoded by the coding sequence ATGCAGGAATTTATTGCACAACATATTTTGCCCAAGGTCACCAAGCCCAGTCAATACATTGGTGATGAATGGAATATCATTAAAAAGGATTGGGATCAATGCCGGATTAAATCAGCTTTTCTTTTTCCTGATGTATATGAAATCGGGATGTCCCATTTGGGATTACGAATTTTGTACCATGTAGTAAATCAACGGGATGAATACTTAATGGAACGCTCCTTTGCTCCGATGGTGGATATGGAGGAATTAATGCGCGCCCGGCAGATACCTTTGTTCAGCTGGGAATCTTATCGTCCCTTAAAGGAATTTGATCTTTTAGGATTTACCCTTCAATATGAAATGAGCTATACCAATATTCTCAATATGATAGACTTATCAGGGATTCCTCTTCGCTCAAAAGAGCGGGATCACCGTTTTCCTTTAATTATTGCCGGAGGACCTTGTGCCTACAATCCGGAACCCTTAGCGGATTTCATCGATTTATTTGTTTTGGGCGAAGGAGAAGAAGTACTGCTGGAAATAATGGACCTGTTAAATGATGAGAAAAGCAAAGACGGGGCTTTTGATAAGTACCAATTTCTAAAAAAAGCGGCACAAATTCGGGGCATTTATGTTCCCCAGTTTTATCAGCCGGTTTATCTGGAAAATGGGCTTCTTCAGGAGGTTAAGGTGCTGGAGGCAGATGTTCCGGAAATTGTCTATAAAAGAGTAATCACTAATTTTTCGGAAGCGGACTTCCCCGAAAAGACCATGGTGCCACATACTGAAGCCATCCATGATCGGGTGATGTTGGAAATTCTGCGGGGATGCTCCCGGGGCTGCCGCTTTTGTCAAGCAGGCATAATTTATCGTCCGGTGCGGGAACGCGACGTAGAGAAATTGCTGGATCAGGCAGAAACCCTGATCGAAAGTACCGGGTATGACGAAATCGCCCTGACCTCTTTAAGCTCCCTGGATTATACTTGTATTGATCCCTTGATCAAAGAATTATTAAAGCGTTTCCAGGAACAAAAGGTTGGCATTTCCTTACCTTCTCTCAGGGTGGATGCTTTTTCTGTGGATCTGGCCCGAAAAGTGCAACAGGTACGAAAAAGCGGCCTGACCTTTGCGCCGGAAGCAGGTTCTCAGCGCCTTAGAGATGTAATCAATAAAGGTGTTAGAGAAGAGGATATCCTGGAGACGGTGACCGCAGCTTTTTCCCAGGGATGGACTTCCATTAAACTTTATTTTATGATCGGGTTGCCTACGGAAACCTATGAGGATTTAGATGGTATTGCGGATTTGGCTGCTAAAATCTTAGGCCTTGGGCGGAGGGTCAAGCCTAAGGGCATCAAGAAGCCTATTTCTATTACGGTCAGTGCCTCATCCTTTGTACCCAAAGCCCATACTCCTTTTCAATGGGCAGGCCAGGAAGGGGCAAATTCACTGCGGGAGAAACAGCACTACTTAAAAGACAAGTTTCATTCCATGAAAAATGTGACCTTCAACTACCATGATGTGGAAGTTAGTTTTTTGGAAGCAGCCTTTGCCCGGGGTGATCGAAGATTAGGGGATGTTTTGGAGCAAGCCTGGCAATCAGGATGTAAATTTGACGGGTGGTCGGAACATTTTAAATATCATCTTTGGATGGAAGCCTTTACTGCTTGCGGTTTAGATCCTGTCTTTTTTGCCAATCGCAACTTTGGGGAGGATGAGGTTTTACCTTGGGATCATCTTTCCAGCGGTGTCTCCAAAAGTTGGCTCTTAAAGGAATACCACAAGGCCATTGAAGAAAAACCCACTCCGGACTGCCGGGAAAATCCCTGCCATGGATGCGGTGTGTGCCCCCAGATGGATCTTTGGCCGGAGCTGCTGGAGGGAAGAAAATAA
- a CDS encoding site-2 protease family protein, with translation MMKIGQLYGIQIRASMLLPLLLIVCFLLGIGAQAVMVFGILMAHELGHVMVARYWGIQVKTIDLLPLGGVARMENIYAGGLKKELTLALAGPGVNFLLACVFGLFLYFDFRPEETWVFLWQATLAIGCFNLIPMWPFDGGRILRGILSRFIGYFYTAKLVFMLGQIGAAFFFIYGAWALHQSWANFHWWVIAAYLFYINEQEQKMAFISFMSYLTQKEKEIKEDGFLPASILIACPQVTLEKIMIRLVPFRYHLVFVLNHQGQLLGVITEKTMINMIFQGYRDITLEEVLVLTGK, from the coding sequence ATGATGAAAATAGGTCAGTTGTACGGCATTCAGATTAGGGCATCGATGCTCCTGCCCCTTCTTTTGATAGTGTGTTTTTTACTGGGGATTGGAGCGCAGGCGGTGATGGTTTTTGGCATTTTGATGGCCCATGAGCTGGGACATGTAATGGTTGCCAGGTATTGGGGGATTCAGGTAAAAACCATTGACTTGCTTCCCCTGGGAGGGGTAGCTCGCATGGAAAATATCTACGCCGGAGGTCTAAAAAAAGAGCTGACCCTGGCTTTAGCCGGTCCTGGTGTGAACTTTTTACTGGCCTGTGTTTTTGGACTATTCCTCTATTTTGATTTTAGGCCGGAAGAGACTTGGGTATTTCTTTGGCAGGCAACCCTGGCCATCGGTTGTTTTAATTTAATCCCCATGTGGCCTTTTGATGGCGGCCGGATTTTGCGCGGGATTTTGTCCCGTTTCATCGGTTATTTTTATACAGCCAAGCTGGTGTTTATGCTGGGACAAATCGGAGCCGCATTTTTTTTTATTTATGGGGCATGGGCCTTGCATCAGAGTTGGGCAAACTTTCATTGGTGGGTGATCGCTGCTTATTTATTTTATATCAATGAGCAAGAGCAGAAGATGGCTTTTATTAGTTTCATGAGCTATCTGACTCAAAAGGAAAAAGAAATAAAAGAGGATGGTTTTTTGCCGGCCAGCATTCTGATAGCTTGCCCCCAGGTTACTTTGGAAAAGATCATGATCAGGTTAGTCCCATTTCGATATCATCTCGTTTTTGTATTAAATCATCAGGGGCAATTATTAGGTGTCATCACGGAGAAAACCATGATCAATATGATTTTTCAAGGTTACCGTGACATTACCCTAGAGGAAGTTTTAGTGCTAACGGGTAAATAG